In Topomyia yanbarensis strain Yona2022 chromosome 2, ASM3024719v1, whole genome shotgun sequence, one DNA window encodes the following:
- the LOC131678477 gene encoding uncharacterized protein LOC131678477, giving the protein MENSDGIVHKTVPPLTIKNVRALQTVHISDESDSGSNSDNENLLIDEVYELTTSDDVQDEMILIVEEPAADYIEDEITHSSRGSSNRQSIASSDECHSTLQRSPPGQQSGNTSAHSSRGNRRKSHHVPKQGGDVVFEEATILTVPDDDQGQPEIGNSNRDLMKNIAMLKSCINYVLEQQDMKPLVFKHNFEKIPKLVEQYNQMREDKQKT; this is encoded by the coding sequence ATGGAAAACTCCGACGGTATTGTGCACAAGACGGTGCCTCcattaacaataaaaaatgtacgAGCCCTACAAACCGTGCACATTTCTGACGAATCTGATTCCGGATCCAACTCTGACAATGAGAATCTATTGATAGACGAAGTCTACGAACTGACCACTTCTGACGATGTGCAGGACGAAATGATTCTGATAGTTGAAGAGCCAGCAGCGGATTACATCGAGGACGAGATTACCCACAGTTCCAGGGGGTCATCTAACAGACAATCGATAGCTAGCAGTGATGAATGCCATAGTACTCTGCAACGTTCTCCACCTGGTCAGCAGTCCGGAAATACTTCCGCTCATAGCTCCAGGGGAAACCGACGTAAAAGTCATCACGTTCCTAAGCAGGGTGGAGATGTGGTTTTCGAGGAAGCTACTATTCTAACGGTGCCAGATGACGACCAGGGTCAACCAGAGATTGGTAATTCCAATCGTGATCTGATGAAGAATATCGCGATGCTGAAAAGTTGTATCAATTATGTGTTGGAGCAGCAGGATATGAAGCCTTTAGTATTTAAgcacaattttgaaaaaataccgAAGCTTGTAGAACAGTATAATCAAATGAGGGAAGATAAGCAAAAAACCTAG